One Rossellomorea aquimaris DNA window includes the following coding sequences:
- a CDS encoding 3'-5' exonuclease, which yields MKIFIFSKKKIECPLHYDSVPLSTKIEDLTFVVFDTETTGFRVGAEDRLLEIGAVKVKGFEVKENLTFQTFSNPHRLISQEIIQLTGIQSKDVEQAPEARDAIHDFFAFLEGNTVNSLVGHYVSFDELVLKSELKRAGLHLQMAPSLDTLNLIGFLSPSYDMRDLERYAQLFGTRLYPRHRALNDALMTAYLFVELLELLRDRRVETWGELVRVSQGNG from the coding sequence GTGAAGATTTTCATTTTTTCAAAGAAAAAGATTGAATGTCCGCTCCACTATGACTCAGTCCCTTTAAGCACTAAAATTGAAGACCTTACGTTTGTAGTCTTTGATACAGAGACGACAGGTTTTCGCGTCGGAGCGGAGGATCGGCTGCTGGAAATCGGGGCGGTTAAAGTAAAAGGGTTTGAGGTAAAGGAAAACCTCACATTTCAGACATTTTCCAATCCTCATCGACTCATTTCTCAGGAAATAATCCAGCTGACGGGAATTCAGTCAAAAGATGTCGAACAAGCGCCGGAAGCAAGGGATGCCATCCATGATTTCTTCGCTTTTTTAGAAGGAAATACCGTAAATAGTCTGGTTGGGCACTACGTAAGCTTTGATGAACTCGTGCTGAAGAGTGAACTGAAGCGGGCCGGACTTCATCTACAGATGGCACCGAGCCTGGACACGCTTAATCTAATCGGATTTCTTTCGCCATCATATGATATGAGAGACCTCGAGCGTTATGCCCAGCTGTTCGGGACAAGGTTGTACCCGAGACATCGGGCATTGAACGATGCACTTATGACGGCTTATTTGTTTGTAGAATTATTGGAGCTGTTAAGAGATCGGAGGGTGGAGACCTGGGGGGAATTGGTTCGGGTCAGTCAGGGTAACGGGTGA
- a CDS encoding DUF294 nucleotidyltransferase-like domain-containing protein: MSTSKPDGSFQEAVLLHPFFKGMERSTALSLFTECKRLEAGKLSTILKSFEHRLGLYLVVKGEVEVVVTKEKEEILEIISKDGIVGLSSLYSVLKTDVEDSVYSSVEVKAKEDCMLCLVPYTSLQNYWDEPYLKNFLLEETSRRLQDVYYSLSQQVGVAHGLEERTTILKRVSDVMTNSVVTVRSDDSLEDAARAMGEKRVSSVIILENNRIAGILTERDLVSRCLARSVPLTKQVKEAMTPNPTVITRDAYLYEALAAMIDYSIKHLPVVGSKQRDGPIGIITLHDVMKANHIGALTSARKLENKDFPLEKVKPMAESMLTSLWEAQAPVFHILDFMTGLFDRIYQRILRQVEEELLQEGRDRPCLYAFYVMGSAGRKEQFMLTDQDHFLVYENQSKEAVEYFCDFAERVVGELEKAGLRLCEGGMMANQRVWTGSVGSWQERLREWSVHSSEEILLKVQNFFSYRFLSGDEGLHSTFEDAIKNQLRSSKILFVRLAQVEKAKPVPILHSSIRSILGMDRKTVSIKKDILFPFHHALQILNAAHGNTSGSTKEKIKFLTKKQSISENFSEELSEAFQELMKLNIELKRKNQGDKVHLSSLSTRKKESLYRSVKTIREFQQMMLSHYSLT, translated from the coding sequence ATGTCGACTTCAAAGCCTGACGGATCATTTCAAGAAGCTGTACTCCTTCATCCCTTCTTCAAGGGGATGGAGCGGAGTACGGCTCTTTCCCTTTTTACTGAGTGTAAGCGGCTTGAGGCGGGAAAGCTTTCTACCATTCTTAAAAGCTTTGAACATCGTCTCGGACTCTATCTTGTTGTGAAGGGGGAAGTTGAAGTTGTTGTGACAAAGGAAAAAGAAGAGATTCTCGAGATCATTTCGAAGGACGGGATTGTCGGTTTATCGAGTCTGTACTCTGTACTGAAAACAGATGTGGAGGATAGCGTGTATTCCTCGGTTGAGGTCAAGGCGAAGGAGGACTGCATGCTATGCCTCGTCCCATATACTAGTTTGCAAAACTATTGGGATGAACCTTATTTGAAAAATTTTTTATTGGAAGAAACATCTAGACGACTTCAGGATGTTTATTATTCCTTGTCGCAGCAAGTGGGAGTGGCGCACGGGCTTGAGGAGCGGACGACGATTCTGAAGCGTGTGAGTGATGTCATGACGAATTCAGTCGTAACTGTCAGGAGTGATGATTCCCTGGAGGATGCAGCTCGAGCTATGGGAGAAAAACGGGTCAGCTCTGTCATCATACTGGAAAACAATCGCATCGCAGGAATCCTGACAGAAAGAGACCTCGTCTCCAGATGCCTTGCAAGGTCCGTCCCTCTCACCAAACAGGTAAAAGAGGCCATGACCCCCAACCCAACCGTCATCACCCGTGATGCCTACCTGTACGAAGCCCTCGCTGCCATGATCGATTACTCCATCAAACACCTGCCCGTTGTCGGGAGCAAGCAGAGGGACGGACCTATCGGCATTATCACCCTGCACGATGTAATGAAAGCGAATCATATAGGGGCACTGACGAGTGCAAGGAAGCTGGAGAACAAGGATTTTCCCCTGGAAAAGGTTAAACCCATGGCAGAGTCGATGCTCACGAGCCTTTGGGAAGCACAGGCTCCTGTGTTTCACATACTCGATTTCATGACAGGGCTATTCGATCGTATTTATCAGCGGATCTTAAGGCAGGTTGAGGAAGAATTGCTTCAGGAAGGACGGGATAGACCTTGCTTGTATGCATTTTATGTTATGGGTTCAGCAGGTAGGAAAGAGCAGTTTATGCTGACCGATCAAGATCATTTCCTGGTTTATGAAAACCAAAGTAAAGAAGCGGTGGAATATTTCTGTGATTTTGCTGAAAGAGTCGTTGGTGAATTAGAAAAGGCAGGGCTGCGTCTTTGTGAAGGAGGAATGATGGCGAATCAGAGAGTGTGGACAGGGAGTGTGGGTTCCTGGCAGGAAAGATTGAGAGAATGGTCGGTCCATTCGTCAGAAGAAATCCTATTAAAGGTACAAAACTTCTTTTCATATCGTTTTTTATCTGGGGATGAAGGACTTCATTCCACATTTGAAGACGCGATAAAAAATCAGCTCCGCAGCTCAAAAATATTATTTGTACGGCTGGCTCAAGTGGAAAAAGCCAAGCCGGTGCCTATCCTTCACTCATCCATTCGTTCGATATTAGGCATGGACCGAAAAACAGTTTCCATTAAAAAAGACATTCTGTTTCCTTTTCATCATGCACTGCAGATATTGAACGCTGCTCATGGTAATACTTCGGGATCGACCAAAGAGAAAATAAAATTTTTAACAAAAAAGCAATCTATATCCGAGAATTTTTCAGAAGAATTATCTGAAGCATTCCAGGAATTAATGAAGCTCAATATAGAGTTAAAGCGGAAGAATCAAGGAGATAAGGTGCACCTCTCCTCACTCTCCACCCGTAAAAAAGAAAGTCTATACAGGAGTGTGAAAACGATTCGTGAATTTCAACAAATGATGCTGTCTCATTACTCATTAACGTAG
- a CDS encoding sodium:solute symporter family protein, whose translation MDTQFLVSTSIILLTFALYIGIAVYNKAKATSDFYVAGRGVPPIFNGMAIGADWMSAASFIGLAGTVMILGYDGLAYIMGWTGGYLLLTFLLAPQLRKYGRYTVPEFIGDRYNSHTARVIAAICTIIISFTYSIGQLSGSGVVIGRLFEIDAKVGTMIGVVLIAFYAAFGGMKGITWTQVAQYVVLIIAYLIPVIFMSLQITGNPAPWLSYGELVGKIGELDRELGVSEYFAPFTNGTKWQFMALMFTLMAGTAGLPHVIVRFYTVSTMKAARWSGAWALLFIGLLYLSAPAYAAFSRFILMTKVAGSQISDLPSWTKSWVDTGKLQVADANGDGILQWKEIIISNDIVVMATPEIANLGVFVIGLVAAGAMAAALSTAGGLMIAISSSFAHDIYYRVFKPNATEKNRLAVARWSIVIATVLAGIVALNPPGVITQIVAWAFALASGTFFPALLLGVWWKRSNAQGVIAGMLVGLGVTLTYIFLARSGVTLFGIIDTGAGVFGATAATIANIVVSLMTKAPSQKIQEEVMDLRYPEQMTFKDGEVWVNDDVDFKA comes from the coding sequence ATGGATACTCAGTTTTTAGTATCGACGTCGATTATTCTGTTGACGTTTGCGTTATATATCGGAATTGCTGTTTATAACAAAGCGAAAGCGACATCGGACTTCTATGTAGCAGGCCGGGGCGTGCCGCCGATCTTCAATGGGATGGCAATCGGGGCCGACTGGATGAGCGCGGCATCATTCATTGGACTGGCTGGTACCGTCATGATCCTCGGGTATGATGGACTTGCCTACATCATGGGGTGGACGGGAGGATATTTGCTGTTAACCTTCTTACTTGCTCCACAGCTCAGGAAATATGGGCGTTATACGGTACCGGAATTCATCGGGGACCGCTATAACAGCCACACGGCCCGGGTCATTGCCGCCATCTGTACGATCATCATCAGTTTCACGTATAGCATCGGTCAGCTATCGGGTTCAGGGGTCGTTATCGGCCGGTTGTTCGAAATCGATGCCAAAGTAGGTACGATGATCGGGGTAGTCCTCATCGCCTTCTACGCAGCTTTCGGTGGGATGAAGGGAATCACGTGGACGCAGGTAGCTCAGTATGTTGTTCTTATTATCGCTTATTTAATTCCTGTTATTTTTATGTCCTTACAAATTACCGGAAACCCCGCACCCTGGCTTTCCTATGGGGAACTGGTAGGGAAGATCGGGGAGCTCGATCGTGAGCTTGGGGTCTCGGAGTATTTTGCTCCTTTTACAAACGGTACGAAGTGGCAGTTCATGGCTCTCATGTTTACGTTGATGGCAGGGACCGCGGGCCTTCCACACGTAATCGTTCGATTCTATACGGTTTCTACGATGAAGGCGGCTCGCTGGTCAGGAGCATGGGCACTTCTATTCATCGGACTTCTCTACTTATCAGCACCTGCATATGCAGCATTTTCCCGATTTATTTTAATGACAAAGGTAGCGGGCAGCCAAATCAGTGACTTGCCTTCCTGGACGAAATCCTGGGTCGATACAGGGAAATTACAGGTCGCAGACGCAAATGGAGATGGAATCCTCCAGTGGAAGGAAATCATCATTTCCAACGATATCGTGGTCATGGCCACACCGGAGATTGCGAATTTAGGCGTATTCGTTATCGGTCTCGTTGCGGCTGGTGCCATGGCAGCGGCGTTATCGACGGCAGGCGGATTGATGATCGCGATATCCTCCTCCTTTGCTCATGATATTTACTATCGTGTATTCAAGCCGAATGCAACAGAGAAGAATCGTCTGGCAGTTGCCCGTTGGTCGATCGTCATCGCGACGGTACTTGCCGGGATTGTGGCACTCAATCCTCCAGGGGTTATCACCCAGATCGTCGCCTGGGCATTCGCACTGGCGTCCGGAACGTTCTTCCCGGCTCTCTTACTCGGGGTATGGTGGAAACGCTCCAATGCCCAAGGGGTTATTGCAGGGATGCTCGTAGGGTTAGGTGTAACCCTTACGTATATCTTCCTGGCAAGATCGGGCGTTACCCTTTTCGGCATCATTGATACCGGAGCTGGTGTATTTGGGGCAACGGCAGCAACAATTGCCAATATCGTCGTGTCACTTATGACGAAAGCACCTTCTCAAAAGATTCAAGAAGAGGTAATGGATCTCCGTTACCCGGAACAAATGACATTCAAAGACGGAGAAGTTTGGGTGAATGACGATGTCGACTTCAAAGCCTGA
- a CDS encoding DUF4212 domain-containing protein, whose amino-acid sequence MKKIDRAKADQYFKEKNRYMALYLVIWLVSSFGVVLFAESLSTITLNGFPFHYFMGAQGSIVIFIILLYVNAKVSDGIDKKYGIDESKNEQISYGKTLDH is encoded by the coding sequence ATGAAGAAGATCGATAGAGCAAAAGCGGATCAGTATTTTAAAGAAAAAAACCGTTATATGGCACTATATTTAGTGATTTGGCTCGTCTCTTCCTTTGGGGTCGTGCTGTTTGCTGAAAGCCTGTCAACGATCACCCTCAATGGCTTTCCGTTTCACTACTTCATGGGTGCCCAGGGGTCGATTGTCATATTCATCATCTTACTCTACGTAAATGCGAAGGTGAGCGATGGAATAGATAAAAAGTATGGAATCGATGAAAGTAAAAATGAACAGATCAGTTACGGAAAAACACTGGATCATTAA
- a CDS encoding M23 family metallopeptidase: MREEEKKQPSQNFLKRRWAYPAIYLASAAIIITGILWYQAGNDVNEKAKDYSYDGVPTDNEFNQPAEEVNRSLENFVMPVASPEDTVIEKQFYDTEASAEEQEAALVVYGNMYYPNQGVDISKDGQEFDVLAAMSGTVTKVQEDSLLGNTIEIEHSKGIVTRYQSVKDFEVAVGDVVDQGQAIAKAGKSLFNEEAGVHVHFEIRKANVAVNPLEYFNKSLATLQEAQLEDKKVSGEQPDAEAAQENAAEDQASEDKATEDKATEENGADDAAEEKPEAEQKPKQENADQKDDAADNGSDVKDEE; this comes from the coding sequence ATGAGAGAGGAAGAAAAGAAACAACCTTCTCAAAACTTTTTGAAAAGACGTTGGGCATACCCAGCAATCTATTTAGCAAGTGCAGCAATCATTATCACGGGGATTCTGTGGTACCAGGCAGGAAATGATGTAAACGAGAAAGCCAAGGATTACAGCTATGATGGAGTTCCTACTGATAATGAGTTCAACCAGCCTGCAGAAGAAGTCAATCGTTCATTGGAAAACTTTGTAATGCCTGTTGCGAGCCCTGAGGACACAGTCATCGAAAAACAATTCTACGATACTGAAGCATCAGCGGAAGAACAGGAAGCTGCCCTAGTCGTTTATGGTAACATGTATTATCCGAACCAAGGAGTCGACATCTCTAAAGATGGACAAGAATTTGATGTTCTGGCTGCCATGAGCGGTACAGTCACAAAGGTTCAAGAAGATTCCCTACTCGGAAACACGATTGAAATCGAGCACAGCAAAGGAATCGTTACTCGTTATCAATCAGTGAAAGACTTTGAAGTCGCGGTTGGAGATGTAGTAGATCAAGGACAAGCTATCGCTAAAGCAGGTAAGAGCTTATTCAATGAAGAAGCTGGTGTTCACGTACACTTTGAAATTCGTAAAGCAAATGTAGCAGTGAATCCACTGGAGTACTTCAATAAGTCCCTTGCAACACTTCAAGAAGCGCAATTAGAAGACAAGAAGGTTTCAGGTGAACAGCCGGATGCTGAAGCTGCACAGGAAAACGCAGCTGAAGATCAAGCTAGCGAAGACAAAGCCACTGAAGATAAAGCAACAGAAGAAAACGGTGCTGACGATGCAGCTGAAGAAAAGCCGGAAGCTGAGCAAAAGCCGAAACAAGAAAATGCTGATCAAAAAGACGACGCAGCCGATAATGGCTCTGACGTAAAAGACGAAGAATAA